Sequence from the Bremerella volcania genome:
GTTGTCCAGGTTCATCTCGGCCGCCAGTTCGGCTGCCGTAAGCGGCGGTGGAAGTTCGGGCTGACCGGCGGCGGGGTTCCCGCCGGCATTAATCTGCATCTCCGCAGCACCCTGGGCCGCCATGTTCGCAGCCTGAGCACCACCAGCTTGTGGCTGCTGAGTGGAAGTTAACTGAGCCGGAGTCGTACGCTGCGTTGCCGCAGCCGTGGCGGGATTGGCCGGGGCTTCTACAGAACTGGAAGCGGTGACCTCAACAGCAGGCTGATGAATCGGAGCCGGAGTGGAAGCCGGTGCCGATGCCGCAGGGTTACCCGATTGTTCAATACTCACCGCTGGTGGATTCGCTTCACCGCCGCCGCAACCGGCCAAAGTCAGTCCAGCAGAAGCCGCAAATACCGCGGACCAGCAACACTTGTTCAGCAACACTCGAACTCGCATGGAACACTTCCTGATGAAATTTCTCGGATCCTTTCCGATTGCCCACGGAAAGTCGCGGCGGGATTGTAAAACAATCGCCAATTGGACACAGCGCCGATTTCAGACGATTCTGCTGGCAACTACCCACCGAGAAAGGGGGCGAGTTTGACGTTTCAGTGAACGCTAGCGTCGTCAAATTGCCCGCTGAAGATAGTCCGGCCGCCATCCACCGGCAAACAAACCCCGGTCACGAAGGGACTTTCCACCAGGAATTGAACCGCCTGAGCAACATCCTCCGGCTCTCCCAGTCGCTTGACGAGCGTCGCATCGATTGCCGCTTGACGTTTGACTTCGCCGGCGTCTTCCGGCAAAAGAACCTGCCCTGGCAACACGGCATTCACGCGAATAGCCGGATTCTCAGCAGCCAGGTCGATGGCCAAACTCTTGGTAAGCGTAACAAGCGCCCCTTTACTGGCAATGTACGCCGAGAACCCTTTGGCCGGACGCTGCACCGACCAGTCGGCGATGTTCACGATCGCCCCACCGGTGGCCTGCTCCTTCATTCGCTGAGCAACGAAGCGACTGCAGCTGAGGACCGCAAACGTGTTCACCTGAAACAACGATTCGACGTCTTCGGAAGTTAACTCATCGAGCGGCGTCGGAAAGAAGATGGACGCCGAGTTGACCAACACGTCGATTCGACCGAAGTAAAAGTGAACCTTATCCACCATGTCCTTGATGGAATCTTCTCGAGATAGGTCCGCCTTGAATGCACTGGCCTCGATCCCCTGCTCTTTCAAGCTCTCGGCAAAGCGTTTTGCCTCGTCGATCGATGTATTGGCATGAACGGCGATTCGATAGCCGCAATCGGCGAGATGCTGCGCGATCACCCGCCCGACACGTTTCGCACCACCGGTAACCAGGGCAACAGGACGAACGTCGCCGAATGTTCTTTGCTTGCCGTTGATCATGGGGCGATCACCTTGGCTTCCGGATTCGCTTCGTGGAACTTCTGAATGATCTTCCAAGCCTCCGTTGGCGAGTCGGCAAAGCTGAGCAGTTCCAGATGCTCATCCCGAATAACCGCTTCGTCGGCCAGGAATTCGAAATTGATGGCCTGCTTCCAGTATTCTCTACCATACAAAATGATGGGGATGGCTTGCATCCGGTCGGTCTGGCGAAGAGTCAATG
This genomic interval carries:
- a CDS encoding SDR family oxidoreductase yields the protein MINGKQRTFGDVRPVALVTGGAKRVGRVIAQHLADCGYRIAVHANTSIDEAKRFAESLKEQGIEASAFKADLSREDSIKDMVDKVHFYFGRIDVLVNSASIFFPTPLDELTSEDVESLFQVNTFAVLSCSRFVAQRMKEQATGGAIVNIADWSVQRPAKGFSAYIASKGALVTLTKSLAIDLAAENPAIRVNAVLPGQVLLPEDAGEVKRQAAIDATLVKRLGEPEDVAQAVQFLVESPFVTGVCLPVDGGRTIFSGQFDDASVH